The sequence below is a genomic window from Pseudomonas cannabina.
CCCGTAGAGGCAATGAGCCGGTAGAATCCGCCACCAGCCTGCACGGTTCGGCAGTGGCCGACTCGTCGTCCCCGAGTGCAGCGCGTCAGCAGGTATCTGGCCGTGCCATACGGCCTGTGAATGAATCATTTATCGACTGCCTGAACTTCAGGCAGCCTCATTTTCATGTTTGAGGGTTTGGACTTTGGCTGTAAGTAACCTGGATACCCATGCTTTGTTCGTGCTCGGCGATCTTCGCGCACAGTTGGTCAAGCAGTTTCAATCCCGCTTCGTCTATCTCACCGAGCAATCAGCCGAAGGCATCTACATTGCTGAAATCGATACTGAAACTGCCTTGGTGGTCGATGACAAGCCGCGCCTGGAACTCAAGGTCGGCGATCATTTTCGGGCTGCGGTTCTGCCGAGCCGGGAAGGCGGAAAGCTCGAACTGAAGTTCCGTGAAGTCAAGGTCACGGTTTACGGACTGGGTGAATATGCCTTCGTCGACACGCCTGAAGGCCATGGCATCGTGTTCAAGGAAGGGCAGGGTGTGGTGATGGTTTTTGCCGCGAAAGAGCAACTGCAGACCGGTATGAGCAAGGTCCTGAAAAGCGCAGTGGGCAAGGCCGCCAAGTGGCGCAAGGGCGAACTGACCTTCAAGGCCAGCGAGTAACGCTCGCCCCTCCGCCTTCAGCCTCCGCTTGATTCGCCGTCGACGCGACCGCTGCTCACCTCGGCCGGTACATCGTCACCGGCCATGCGCTTGCGGAACAACGCAGTGCGCGCGAGCAACAGGGTCGTCACGGGCACGGTAATCGCCAGCAGCACCGGAATGAGCCAGGCATGGATGACCGGCTCTGACTTGAGTGCCGAGAAGTAGATGATCGACGCCAATGCCACGCACCACGCGCCCAGTGTCGACGCCAGTGCCGGTGGATGCATGCGTTGAAAGAAGTCTTTCAGGCGCAACAGCCCGATGGCGCCCGTCAGGGCGAACAGGCTGCTGACGATCAGCAGCCCGGCAGTGAGTATTTCAGCCCAGAAAGGGACGGAACCGGACAGTTCGTTCATTCGATCACTTCTCCGCGCAACAGGAATTTGGCCAGTGCGAACGAGCCAACGAAGCCAAACAGAGCGATCAGCATCGCCGCCTCGAAATAGGTGTCACTGGCGTAGCGGATACCCAATACCAGCATCATCAGCATGGCGATGATGTACAGGTAGTCCAGCGCCAGTACCCGGTCCTGCGCGGAAGGGCCTTTGATCAGGCGCAGCAGGGTGATAACCATGGTCAGGGCGAAGATCAGCAGGCTGATCAGAATCGCGTTGTCGAGCAGTGCACTCACTGAAAGATCTCCATCAATGGACGCTCATAGGTGGTCTTGAAGTGTTCGATGAATTGCGCCTCGTCCTCCAGATCGAAGACATGCATCAGCAGCACGCTGCGATCCAGCGCCAGTTCCGACCAGACTGTACCGGGCACTACCGTGGTCACTATCGCCAGTGCGGCAAGACCGTGGGCGTCGTGCAGGTCCAGCGGGATTCGCACGAAGGCCGAGCGCGGCGGACGACGCTTGAGCCGCCAGATGCTCAGGCCGACCTGCAGGTTGGACACCACCACGTCGCAGCCGACCATCCAGAAAAACTTCAGGATCGTTCCCGGTTTGCGAATGCGCACCGGCAGCGGACGCAACGGTGCCATCAACAGCGGTGCCAGAAACCCCAGCAGAGCACCCAGCAGCACGTGACCGGGGCTGAGCGACAGGTTCAGCACCAGCCACAACATCCAGAGCGCCAGTGAGAGCAGGGGGGCCGGAAACAGACGTTTCATGGTTGCCCCTCCGGGTTCACGTCACGACTGGTCGGGCCGGGGATCGGTCGTGTCGCGAGCACCGACTGCACATACTGTTTGGGCTCATGCAGTGCGGCAGCGGTGTCTTGCGTGTAACGCAGCAGCGGCTCGGCCTTGAAGGTCAGCGCAATGCACAAGCCGAGCAGGATGACGATTGGCAGGCACTCATTGCGCCGTAACAGTGGCGAAGGGCGCTCGTGGGGTGTCCAGAAGCGCTGCGTGCCGAGCCTGGAAAAGGCAATCAGTGACGCCAGTCCGGAAAAAATCAGCAGGCCGATCAACATCCATGAGCGGGGCAGCAGCGCCTCGTCCTTGGCAACATCCAGCCCCAGCGGGTTCAACAAGGCGCTGAGCAGCGTCAGCTTGCCGATGAACCCGGACAGCGGCGGCATGCCGATGATCAGCAGCGCGCAGATGATGAAGCTCAGGCCCAGAAAGGCCACGGTCATGGGAATGACCTGGCCGACCACGACTTTTTGCTCGTCGTCCAGGTTGGTGCCGGGCGGCGGATGCAGCGACTCCACGGCGCGTGGCAACTGGTCGGCGTCTTCCTCCAGCGGGATTTCGTTGGCCGAGCGCGAACGTTCGATCAATTCGCCCAGCAGGAACATCGCGCTCAGGGCAAGGGTCGAGCTGACCAGATAAAACAGCGCACCTGACGTCAGGCTGGGCTGAGCAAAACCGATTGCCGACAGCAGAATGCCCGCCGACACCAAGATGCTCAGGCTGGCCAGACGCTCCAGACGCTGGGCCGCAATGATCGCGATCGCCGCCGTAAAGATCGTCGCCATGCCGCCAAAGATCAGCCAGTCGCCGCCGAAAAACGCCGAAGCGCCGGCCTGCCCGGAAAACAGCAGCGTCCACAGGCGCAGCAGGGTATAGATGCCTACCTTGGTCATGATCGCAAACATCGCCGCTACGGGTGCGCTGGCGGACGAGTAGGCCGGAACCAGCCAGAAATTCAGTGGCCACATTCCGGCCTTTGCCAGAAAGGCCGTGGCCAGAATCGCCGCGCCGGCGTGCAGCAGGCCCAGATCGGCTTCCGACACCTGCGGAATCTTGATCGCCAGGTCAGCGAAATTCAGGGTGCCAGTCACGCCGTAGATCAAGGCGGCGCCGATCAGAAACAGCGACGAGGCCAGCAGGTTGATCGAAATGTAATGCAGGCCGGCCGATACGCGCGCCCGCCCGGAGCCGTGCAGCATCAGGCCATACGACGCCGCGAGCAAGACTTCGAAGAACACGAACAGGTTGAACAGGTCAGCGGTCAGAAACGCGCCGTACAGGCCCATCAGCTGGATCTGGAACAAAGCATGGAAGCTGGCCCCGGCCCGATCCCAGCGCGCCAGGGCGAAAAGCAGCGCGCAGACACCGACGATGCCGGTCAGCACCATCATCAGCGCCGACAGGTGATCGACGACCAGCACGATACCGAACGGCACGCCCCAGTTGCCCGGCAGATAGACACCGATCGATCCGCTGCTGCCGCTGTGCTGCACCCAGAGCATCAACACCACCGAGATGCCCAGCCCGAGGATACTCGAGAACAGGTTGATGCGCCCTTTGAGCGGCCGGTGCTTTTCGCCCAGCCAGAGCATCAGCCCGGCGGTCAGCAACGGCAGCAGGATCGGCGCGATGATCAGCTGATTCATCCAGCTCATGCCTTGGGCTCCCGGCCATCGACGTGGTCGGTGCCGGTCAGGCCTCGGGAGGCGAGCAGCACCACCAGAAACAGCGCGGTCATGGCAAAGCTGATGACGATGGCGGTGAGCACCAGTGCCTGCGGCAGCGGGTCAGTGTAATTGAGCAGGTCCTGGGGAATACCGTCCTTGATGATCGGTTCCTTGCCGATGAACAGGCTGCCCATGCTGAAAATGAACAGGTTGACCCCGTAAGAGAGCAGGCACAGGCCCATGACCACCTGAAAGGTTCGCGGGCGCAGGATCAGCCAGACTCCCGAGGCGGCGAGAACACCGATGGCGACTGCGATGACTTCTTCCATCAGAGAATTCCTTGCGGGTTGGCGACAGGCTTGGGCAGTTGGGTCGGACGATGGCTGCGTACCGACTGGTGAGCCAGCGCGGTAAGAATCAGCAAGGTCGACCCGACCACCACGGCATACACGCCGACGTCGAAAAACAGCGCGCTGGCAATGTGGATGTCACCCAGGATCGGCAGATCGACATGCGCAGTGTGGGTTGTCATGAACGGATAACCCAACGCCATCGAGCCGGCTCCGGTCAGCACCGCAACCAACAGGCCGGTGCCCATCCAGCGCAGCGGCCGCAGACTCATCTGCGCTTCGACCCACTGAGTTCCGGCGACCATGTACTGCAGCAGTAAGGCCACTGACATCACCAGCCCGGCCACGAATCCGCCGCCTGGCTGATTGTGGCCACGAATGAACAGGTACATCGAGATGATGAAGGCAATCGGCAGCAGCAATCTGACCAGTGCTGCCGGGACCATCATGAAACCGAGCGCCGTGTCACTGGCGCTACGCGGGTTGATCAGGTCGGTCACCACATCGCGTGCCAGCAGGCGTTGCTGCGCAGGCAACAGGATGCTTTCTTTGGGCGGGCGGAAGCGGCGCAACAGAGCGAAAACGGTCAATGCCACGGCAGCCAGTACAGTGATTTCGCCAAACGTGTCGAAACCACGGAAATCCACCAGCATCACATTGACCACGTTGGTGCCGCCGCCCTGAGGCAGCGCACGGCTCAGGTAAAACGAAGAAATGGCGTTCGGAGTCTGGCGAGTCAGCATGGCGTAGGACAATAGCGCCATCCCGACGCCGACCAGCACCGCGAGGCCGAAGTCGCGAATACGCCGGGTGCGGGCGCGCAGGCGGGCGCTGAGCGGGGCGACGTCTTCGTTGCGGCGCGGCAACCAGCGCAGGCCGAGCAGGATCAGCACCGTGGTTACCACTTCCACCACCAGTTGCGTCAACGCCAGGTCGGGAGCCGAGAACCAGACGAAGGTGATACAGGTCATCAGCCCGCAGACGCTGACCATCACCAGTGCCGCCAGACGATGGTATTTACCCTGCCATGCCGCGCCCAGCGCGCAGGCAATCGCGATCAGCCAGAGTGTGACGAACACCCCGGAACCCGGAATCTTCGGCCGGTCGCCCCACGTCAGGCCGCTGAAATACATCGGAATAAAGCCGCCCAGCGCTGCAGCCATCACCAGCAGAAACAACTGCGGTTGCAAGCGACGCGTGCTGACTTTGCGCTCGAAACGGCGTGCCCAATGCATCGCCACCACCAGGCTGCGTTCGAACAGGTGCTTGCCGTTGAGCCTGCCTACCAGCGGCGGGGCGGTGATACGCTCTTGCTTGAGCGGCTTGCGCAACAACAGATACAAAATGATGCCGCCCGCCATCGCCACCAGACTCATGATGATCGGCGCGTTCCAGCCATGCCAGATGGCCAGGCTGTATTCGGGCAGTGTGCCACCGACCACCGGCCGGGCCGCCGCTGCCAGCAGTGGCGCGACCGATTGAGCCGGGAAAATGCCGACCACGACGCAGGTCAGTACCAGAAACTCGACCGGCGCACGCATCCAGCGCGGCGGCTCGTGGGGCAGGTGCGGAAGATCCTTGGCGGCCGGGCCGAAGAACACGTCGACCGTGAAGCGTAGCGAGTAGGCGACGCTGAACACGCCGGCAATGGTCGCGACCACCGGCAGCGCCATCTCCACCCAGGCGGTGGCCGAGATGAACACCGTTTCAGCGAAGAACATCTCTTTGGACAGGAAACCGTTGAGCAGCGGCACGCCTGCCATCGACGCACTGGCGACCATCGCCAGGGTTGCGGTGTAAGGCAGCAGCTTGACCAGCCCGCTGAGACGCCGGATATCCCGCGTGCCGCTTTCGTGGTCGATGATCCCTGCGGCCATGAACAGCGAGGCCTTGAACGTGGCGTGGTTAAGGATGTGGAACACGGCGGCCACTGCCGCCAGCGGGCTGTTCAGGCCGAGCAACAGCGTGATCAGCCCCAGATGACTGATGGTCGAGTAGGCCAGCAGGCCCTTCAGGTCATTCTGGAAAATGGCCGCGTAGGCACCCAGAATCAGCGTGCAGGCACCCGCACCGCTGACCATCCAGAACCATTGTTCGCTGCCGGACAACGACGGCCACATGCGTGCCATGAGAAACACACCCGCTTTGACCATGGTGGCCGAGTGCAGGTACGCCGACACCGGCGTCGGTGCTGCCATCGCGTGGGGCAGCCAGAAGTGGAAAGGGAACTGCGCGCTTTTGCTCAGCGCGCCGATCAGGATCAGGGTCAGCAACACCG
It includes:
- a CDS encoding Na+/H+ antiporter subunit G; translated protein: MNELSGSVPFWAEILTAGLLIVSSLFALTGAIGLLRLKDFFQRMHPPALASTLGAWCVALASIIYFSALKSEPVIHAWLIPVLLAITVPVTTLLLARTALFRKRMAGDDVPAEVSSGRVDGESSGG
- a CDS encoding K+/H+ antiporter subunit F, with amino-acid sequence MSALLDNAILISLLIFALTMVITLLRLIKGPSAQDRVLALDYLYIIAMLMMLVLGIRYASDTYFEAAMLIALFGFVGSFALAKFLLRGEVIE
- a CDS encoding Na+/H+ antiporter subunit E; this encodes MKRLFPAPLLSLALWMLWLVLNLSLSPGHVLLGALLGFLAPLLMAPLRPLPVRIRKPGTILKFFWMVGCDVVVSNLQVGLSIWRLKRRPPRSAFVRIPLDLHDAHGLAALAIVTTVVPGTVWSELALDRSVLLMHVFDLEDEAQFIEHFKTTYERPLMEIFQ
- a CDS encoding monovalent cation/H+ antiporter subunit D, producing MSWMNQLIIAPILLPLLTAGLMLWLGEKHRPLKGRINLFSSILGLGISVVLMLWVQHSGSSGSIGVYLPGNWGVPFGIVLVVDHLSALMMVLTGIVGVCALLFALARWDRAGASFHALFQIQLMGLYGAFLTADLFNLFVFFEVLLAASYGLMLHGSGRARVSAGLHYISINLLASSLFLIGAALIYGVTGTLNFADLAIKIPQVSEADLGLLHAGAAILATAFLAKAGMWPLNFWLVPAYSSASAPVAAMFAIMTKVGIYTLLRLWTLLFSGQAGASAFFGGDWLIFGGMATIFTAAIAIIAAQRLERLASLSILVSAGILLSAIGFAQPSLTSGALFYLVSSTLALSAMFLLGELIERSRSANEIPLEEDADQLPRAVESLHPPPGTNLDDEQKVVVGQVIPMTVAFLGLSFIICALLIIGMPPLSGFIGKLTLLSALLNPLGLDVAKDEALLPRSWMLIGLLIFSGLASLIAFSRLGTQRFWTPHERPSPLLRRNECLPIVILLGLCIALTFKAEPLLRYTQDTAAALHEPKQYVQSVLATRPIPGPTSRDVNPEGQP
- a CDS encoding Na+/H+ antiporter subunit C; translated protein: MEEVIAVAIGVLAASGVWLILRPRTFQVVMGLCLLSYGVNLFIFSMGSLFIGKEPIIKDGIPQDLLNYTDPLPQALVLTAIVISFAMTALFLVVLLASRGLTGTDHVDGREPKA
- a CDS encoding monovalent cation/H+ antiporter subunit A; this translates as MSLIVLLLLPFIGSCLAAFLPHNARNAESFLAGLVALVGAIQMALWFPQIADGGVIREEYFWLPSLGMNFVLRIDGFAWLFSMLVLGIGALVSLYARYYMSPDDPVPRFFAFFLAFMGAMLGLVMSGNLIQIVFFWELTSLFSFLLIGYWHHRADARRGAYMALMVTGAGGLALLAGMMILGHVAGSYDLDRVLASGDAIRAHALYPVLLTLILIGALSKSAQFPFHFWLPHAMAAPTPVSAYLHSATMVKAGVFLMARMWPSLSGSEQWFWMVSGAGACTLILGAYAAIFQNDLKGLLAYSTISHLGLITLLLGLNSPLAAVAAVFHILNHATFKASLFMAAGIIDHESGTRDIRRLSGLVKLLPYTATLAMVASASMAGVPLLNGFLSKEMFFAETVFISATAWVEMALPVVATIAGVFSVAYSLRFTVDVFFGPAAKDLPHLPHEPPRWMRAPVEFLVLTCVVVGIFPAQSVAPLLAAAARPVVGGTLPEYSLAIWHGWNAPIIMSLVAMAGGIILYLLLRKPLKQERITAPPLVGRLNGKHLFERSLVVAMHWARRFERKVSTRRLQPQLFLLVMAAALGGFIPMYFSGLTWGDRPKIPGSGVFVTLWLIAIACALGAAWQGKYHRLAALVMVSVCGLMTCITFVWFSAPDLALTQLVVEVVTTVLILLGLRWLPRRNEDVAPLSARLRARTRRIRDFGLAVLVGVGMALLSYAMLTRQTPNAISSFYLSRALPQGGGTNVVNVMLVDFRGFDTFGEITVLAAVALTVFALLRRFRPPKESILLPAQQRLLARDVVTDLINPRSASDTALGFMMVPAALVRLLLPIAFIISMYLFIRGHNQPGGGFVAGLVMSVALLLQYMVAGTQWVEAQMSLRPLRWMGTGLLVAVLTGAGSMALGYPFMTTHTAHVDLPILGDIHIASALFFDVGVYAVVVGSTLLILTALAHQSVRSHRPTQLPKPVANPQGIL